The following are encoded together in the Microterricola viridarii genome:
- a CDS encoding ATP/GTP-binding protein translates to MPRNNRPSRSSAGRPDDEQNGLGRMLAGWKRTEQKRDGEWWVQPVGGSAAGKVYLCPGCRLEITPGVAHVVAWRADGLMGDDASLADRRHWHSHCWRLK, encoded by the coding sequence ATGCCCCGCAACAACCGCCCCTCACGCAGTTCAGCCGGGCGCCCGGACGATGAGCAGAACGGCCTCGGCCGGATGCTGGCCGGCTGGAAGCGCACAGAGCAGAAGCGCGACGGCGAGTGGTGGGTGCAGCCGGTCGGCGGCTCGGCCGCAGGCAAGGTCTACCTCTGCCCCGGATGCCGGCTCGAGATCACACCCGGCGTCGCCCACGTCGTCGCCTGGCGTGCCGACGGCCTGATGGGCGACGACGCTTCGCTGGCAGACCGCCGGCACTGGCACAGCCACTGTTGGAGGCTCAAATGA
- a CDS encoding alpha/beta hydrolase → MTHSDQIKTDSAHSDAVNAGVAPGTPIRGGIELPALREEIELHTGDGLTLVGELALPVGRPPVATLVTLHPLPTAGGFMDSHILRKAAARLPALADLAVLRFNTRGTSSPRGTSDGSFGEGIGEQADVAAAMAFVAERGLPNPWLLGWSFGTELAIKYGLEHPISGAILLSPPLHRASSAELGAWAGSGTPLIALIPEFDDYLRPAEAAERFAVAPDARLINVEGGKHLWVGEKQTARVLAEIVDAVNPAASPLSEVWPGTVHNPTATTTGS, encoded by the coding sequence ATGACGCACAGCGACCAGATCAAGACCGACAGCGCGCACAGCGACGCGGTGAACGCCGGCGTTGCCCCCGGCACGCCGATCCGCGGCGGCATCGAGCTTCCAGCGCTCCGCGAGGAGATCGAGCTGCACACCGGCGACGGCCTGACGCTCGTCGGCGAGCTGGCGCTGCCCGTCGGCCGCCCGCCCGTTGCGACGCTGGTCACGCTGCATCCGCTGCCAACGGCTGGCGGCTTCATGGACTCCCACATCCTGCGCAAGGCGGCCGCCCGGTTGCCCGCCCTGGCCGACCTCGCCGTGCTGCGGTTCAACACGCGAGGCACCAGCTCGCCGCGCGGCACCAGCGACGGCAGCTTCGGCGAGGGCATCGGCGAGCAGGCGGATGTCGCCGCCGCCATGGCGTTCGTCGCCGAGCGCGGCCTGCCGAACCCGTGGCTGCTCGGCTGGTCGTTCGGCACCGAGCTCGCCATCAAGTACGGGCTGGAGCACCCGATCTCGGGCGCGATCCTGCTCTCGCCGCCGCTGCACCGCGCGAGCAGCGCGGAGCTGGGCGCCTGGGCGGGCTCCGGTACGCCCCTGATCGCGCTGATCCCCGAGTTCGACGACTACCTGCGGCCGGCAGAGGCCGCAGAGCGCTTCGCCGTGGCGCCGGACGCCCGGCTGATCAACGTCGAGGGCGGCAAGCACCTCTGGGTGGGGGAGAAGCAGACCGCACGGGTGCTCGCCGAGATCGTCGACGCCGTCAACCCGGCCGCGTCACCGCTGTCGGAGGTCTGGCCCGGTACCGTGCACAACCCAACGGCCACCACCACTGGCAGTTAG